A window of Nocardiopsis sp. Huas11 genomic DNA:
AGGAAGGTGGCGCAGCGCTCGGCCTCCTCCGCGTCGCCGATGCGCTCGGAGGCCACGGACAGGGCGTGCAGGGCCCGCAGGAAGCCGCGGTTGGGCTCGTGCTCCCAGGGGATGGGGCCGTGGCCCTTCCAGCCGGCGCGCCGCAGCTGGTCGAGGCCGCGGTGGTACCCGGTGCGCGCGTAGGCGTAGGCGGTGACGGGCTCGCCCGCTGCCAGGGCGTTCTCGGCCAGGGCGGCCCAGGCCGCGGAGAAGTCGGGGAAGCGGCCGGCGACCGGGGTGGGGTCGTCGGAGGCGGCCAGTGCCTCGCGGGCCTCGGGGTGGTCGGGCAGGCGGGTGGCGGGCGGCTCGCCGAGCAGGTTCTGGTGCAGGTTCATGACCCCATCCTGCCATCGCGGGCCCACCGGTCCCCGACGGCGCGGGACTCACCCGTCGTCGGCGCCGCGCCGCCGGACCCCGGGGGTGGAGCCGTGCGTCACCGCGTGCGCCCCGACCGCCAGGGCGGCCAGTCCGGCCGCCAGCGCGGGCACCGTCGCCCCGGGCAGCAGGTCCGGGGCCGTCCACCCGTCGGAGCCGACGTAGGCGTACGGGCTCAGCCGGTGCAGTCCCGGCACCATGTGGCAGGCCGCCGCGCCCAGGAGGATCCCCGCCGGTACGGCCAGCCCGGCCGGCACCGCGCCCAGGAAGGGGGCCAGCAGGTACACGGCGGAGACCGCCAGTAGGACGTTCGTCAACAGCAGCCACGCGTTCGCCCCCTCCGAGGCGGAGGGCAGCAGGGCCAGGGCCGCCGCGCAGGGCAGCAGGACGCCGGCCGCGGCCACCGCGCCGGCGCGGGTCCGGGTCCGGGCGCCGCCCAGCCGCTCCCACACCCACAGCCGGGGCCGGTTCGACCACGCGCCCACCGCGGCCGCGCTCACGCACAGCAGTTCGGCGACGGGGATCCGCTGCTCCTCGTGGGGCCGGTCGAACACCGCCACCGGCACCACGATGCCCGCCGTGGCCAGGCCGAGGGCCCCCGCCACGGCGGCCGCGGCCAGCGCGACGAGCATCGGCAGCAGGGAGGGGCGCAGTGTCACGGCCGCCACGGCAGCTCCTCCGGTTCCACCGCGCAGTCCGCCAGGCGCTCCTCGTTCCGGTCGATCCAGGCCCGGACCTCATCGGGGTCGGCCTCGGCGAAGGGGCCGCCGTCGTCGTCGTAGGTTTCGCCGCCGTGGGCCCGAGAGGCCAGCCAGGTCCGGAGCCCGGTCAGCACGGCCGCTCGGCGCTCCTGGGGCTCCGCGCCCTCGTCCGTGCGGGCCACACCGTCGGACCCGCACACGCCCAGATCGGGGACCAGCCACGCGGCCGCCGCCCCGGGAACCTCCTGGTGCGGGTCCCATCCCGGGTGGACGTGTGTCCAGAGCACGCCGTGGTCCGCGCCGTGGAGCACGGCGTCGTCCTCGGTGGCCAGGCTGTGGTCGCGCACCTCGTCCGGGGCGGCGTCGGCCGACCCGTGGGCGGCGAGGACCGGGGCGGCCAGGTCGACGATGAGGTCGAGCTCGCCGGCGTGGCCCTCGTGCACGCAGTAGCGGACGCCGCCGCGCTCCGCGCAGACCTCGGCGCCGTCCCCGGTGCGGGCCACGAGCGGGAACGCGTGCAGGTGGGGCAGGACCGCGGCCGCGGCCACCGCCGCGGCCGCGGCGACGGGCGCCGCGAGGTGCGGGCCCGACCACCGGCGCGGGGCGCGCAGGAGCCAGACGGCTGTCCGCGCGGCGGCCGTCGCCAGGAGCAGGAAGAATCCCAGGCGGTAGAGGCCGAGCGCGGTCCCCTCCCGCGTCCCGAGCGAGGGGGTGAACGGCAGTTGGAGGGACACCGCCGACCAGGGGTCGGCGACCAGCGGCAGGCTGGTGAGCACGAAGACCAGGCCGACCGCCACGGGGACCGCGATCGGCCCGCGCAGCGCGACCCCGCACAGGTACCCGAGCAGGGTGAGCGCCGCGAACCCGGCCGGCGCGCCCAGGACGGGCAGCGGGTTCGGCGCTCCCGCGCCGTGCGCGGCGACGGCGGCCGTCAGCGGGACCAGGCCCACCAGGTAGGCGCCCAGGCACCAGCCGGTGACCACCGTCGCGTGCCGCAGCGGGACGTCCCGCTCCATCCGCGGCTGCCAGGGCTGGGCGAACACCAGGTCGGCCCGGGTATAGCGGGCCGCCGCCAGGGCCGCGGCCCCGGCGGCCACCACGACCGGCAGCCGGGCCTGGGCGCCGACCTGGCCGGACAGGTACACCCAGTCCAGGGCCCGCCAGGAGAGCCGGCCCCAGGTCGATACCAGTGTCAGGACGAGGATGAGCCCGGCCGGGACCAGGACCAGGGACGGCGGGAGCGGCCAGAAGAGGGGCGAGGCCCTCGACCGGCGCCGGGCCGGGTTCACCGGCGCTCTCCGACCCGCGCGATCAACCGGCCGTAGGCCCGTTCGAAGCCGGAGCCGTAGCGGCTCCCCTCGGGCGTGTCCTCGATCAGGGACTCCAGTTCGGGGAACGTGCCGTGGAACTCGATCCGCCCGCCCGCCAGCACCCCGACGCGGGAGCACAGATGGGCGACGTCCTCGATGAGGTGGGTGGAGACCAGCACGGTCCGGTCCTCGCTCAGCCCGGCCACCACCTCGCGCACCCGGAGCCGCTGCCCGGGATCGAGTCCCGCCGTGGGCTCGTCCAGGATCAGGACCCGGGGGTCGTGGGCGAGGGCCGCGGCGATGCCGACGCGCTGGCGCTGGCCCCCGGACAGGGTGCGCGTGCGCCGGTCGGCGAGCCCGGCCAGGTCGACCGACTCCAGCGCCCGCAGGGCCGCGCGCCCGCACTCGCGCCGGTCCAGCCCGTGCGCCCAGGCCGCGTAGGCCACCGTGTCCGCCACGGTCAGTTCTCCCGCCAGGGAGAACCGCTGGGGGACGAACCCCAGCTCCCGCCGTGCGCGGGACCGGCCGACCGCGGTGGACAGGTCGTGCTCGCCGATGAGCAGGCGCCCGCCGCGGACGGGGAGCAGCGTCACGATGAGCGACAGCAGGGTGCTCTTGCCGGCCCCGTTCGGACCGAGGAGCCCGGTGACGCCGGGCTCGATCGTCCAGGTGAGGCCGTCCAGGACTCCGCGCCGGCCCCGGTAGCCGAAGACCAGGCCCTCGGCGGTGACGCGTATGGCTCGTCCGTTCTCGTCCATGGCGGGTCAGGGGCGCTTTCCGGTCAGCGCCGTCCGGCACCCGGAGGGCCGACCGTGGAGTCCGCGGGCCGTCTCGGGCACGTCGGCGGCCGTGGGGCCGAGGGCCCGGGTCCTGTCCGTCACATGTCCTCGAATCCCCGGCCCTGGGGCGGTGAAACGGCGGAGGGCGGGTTCTGTCCTCTCCTCCGGGTGGCTTGGGTGGGTATGCGGGGCGATGTGCGGCCGTCCTGCCCGCTCTCCGGCGCGCGGGGCACCGGTGGGCGGGGATCGCGGACACGCCTTGGACGGGTTTTCGTGCCGTCCGTACTCAGGCGGTGTGCTCGATGCGCGCCTGGATCCCGTCCAGGAGGGCCCGCAGGCCGAACTCGAAGGTCTCCTGCGGGTCGGGGAGCGGTCCGTGGGCGAACGCGTCGGCCAGGGCCGGGTAGGCGCCGAGGTCGACGTGGTGTTCGAGGAACTCGTCCTCGACCCCGCGCCACGAGGTGCCGTCGGGGCCCTCGGGCCGCTCGGTCGCGGCCTCGCTGACCGCGGCCTGGGCCTGGCCCCGGACGAAGGCGTCCACGCTCTGCACCGCGGCGATCGCCTCCGGCCGGCTGAGCCCGGTGCCGTCGAAGACGCGCAGCGCGGACTCCAGCCACCCGAGGGCGCCGGGGCCGGCCGGCTGCCGGGTCGCCACCAACTGGATGGCCCAGGGGCGGGAGACGTAGTCGTTCCAGTCCCGGCGGGCCCAGGCGGCGACCTTGTCCCTCCACGTGCCGGGCTCGGTGTGCGGCAGCACGTCCTGGGAGATCGAGTGGTCCAGCATCAGGGCCAGGAGTTCGTCCTTGCCCGGGACGTAGGTGTACAGGGACGCCACCCCGACACCGAGCCGCGCGGCGAGGCGGCGCATGGACAGCGACTCCAGGCCGTCGGTGTCGGCGAGGTCCGCGGCCGCGGACACGATCCGCTCGACGGTCAGCGCCTGGCGGGGGCCGCGGCTCGGGCGCGGGGACCTGCCCCACAACAGCTCCAGGATCCGCTGCGGGTCGCTGTGGTCCGTGCTCATGCGGGCCTCTCCTCTGTCCACGGTCTTCTGGGCGGCTTGCCGGATCCAAAAACTCCGAATACTGTTCGGAGTATATCGAACATCGTTCGGAGTTTCACTCCGGCCGGTTCCACGACCCGGCACACCGAGAGGCAGGCCCCCATGGCACGACCCGCGCACGGCTCACCGGCCGAAGAGACCGCCCGACCCGCGCGCGGCGGAGTCCGCGCCGACGAACGCGCCCTCGCCCCGGATCTGGCGCGGGGGTTCATGCTGCTGATGATCGTGCTGTCGAACACCGGCTTCCACCTCTACGCCGCGCGGCACGGCGCCTCGGGCTGGCATCCGGTGGACGGCTCGCTCTGGGACGCCGCGGTGCGGTTCGCCATGCTCACCGCCCTGGACGTGCGGGCCTACCCGATGTTCGCCTTCCTCTTCGGGTACGGCATGGTGCGGCTGTACCAGCGCCAGAGGGCGGCCGGCACCTCCGAGCGCCGGGCGATGGCCCTGTTGAGACGGCGCGGCCTCTGGCTGATCGTCTTCGGCGCGGTGCACGCCGCGCTGCTGCTGGCCGGCGACATCCTCGGCCTCTACGGCCTGATCGGCCTGGTGCTGGGATGGCTGTTCCTGCGCCGGGCCGACCGGACCCTGCTGGTGTGGGCCGGGATCCTCACGGCGCTGCTCGCCGCCCTGGCGGCACTGACCTTCCTGGGCTTCCTCGACGGCGACGACACGTCCGCGCGGGTGCCGGACACGGTCGCCTACGCCGCCGTCGAGACCTCCTACGCGGCCTCGGTCCTCACCCGCCTGGAGACCTGGAGCCTGGGCGTCACCCTGCTGGGGTCCCTGTTCGGCTTCGCCTTCCACGCGGCCATGCTGCTGGGCTGCTGGGCGGCGCGCCACCGCCTGCTGGAGGAGCCGGGACGCCACCTGCGGCTGCTGGGGTGGACCGCCGGACTGGGGATCACCGTGGGTTGGCTGGGCGGCCTGCCGGTGGCCCTGGACCACATCGGGGTGCTCGCGGTGCCGGAGGCGGCCCACGGGCCGGACGGGCCGGTGTTCATGTGGCAGGTGCTCACCGGGCTGCCCGGCGGCGTCGGCTACGCGGCGCTGTTCGGGCTCATCGCCCACTGGCTGTCACAGCGGGCCCGCGCGAGCGTGCCGGTGCGGGCGGTGAGCGCCCTGGGGCAGCGGTCCCTGTCGGGCTACCTGGCGCACTCCGTGCTGTTCTCGCCCGTCCTGGCCGCCTGGGGGCTGGGGCTGGGAGCCCACCTGAACAGCGCGTCGATGGCGCTGTTCACCGTCGGGGTGTGGCTGGTGACGGTCGCGGGAGCCTACGCCCTGCAACGCGCCGGACGCCGCGGACCGGCCGAGGCCCTGCTGCGGCGGCTGGTGTACGGACGCGTCGACCGGGGCTGAACGCGGCGGGCCCGCGCACGCCTCGCGGCGTGCGCGGGCCCGGAGCACCGCGTAGGACACGGCCGGGAGTCGCCGGGGGTCCGTGGGCGCGCCGCGCCCACGGACCCCCGGCGTTCGCCGGTCGGACTACTTCATCTTGTTGCCGGCGGCCTTCAGGTGCTGGGCGGCCTCCACCACGCGCGCGGCCATGCCCGCCTCGGCGGCCTTGCCGTAGGCGCGGGGGTCGTAGACCTTCTTGCTGCCGATCTCGCCGTCGACCTTCAGCACACCGTCGTAGTTCTTCATGATGTGGTCGACGATCGGGCGGGTGAAGGCGTACTGCGTGTCGGTGTCGACGTTCATCTTCACCACGCCGTAGCCGATCGCCTCGTGGATCTCCTCCATGGTGGAGCCGGAGCCGCCGTGGAAGACGAAGTCGAACGCCTTGGCCTTGCCGTACTTCTCGGCCACGGCGTCCTGGGCCTCCTTGAGGACCTCCGGACGCAGCTTCACGAAGCCCGGCTTGTAGGAGCCGTGCACGTTGCCGAAGGTCAGGGCGGTCATGTAGTAGCCCTTCTCGCCCAGGCCCAGGGCCTCGGCGGTGCGCAGGGCGTCCTCCGGGGTGGTGTACAGCTTCTCGTTGATCTCGCCGACGATGCCGTCCTCCTCGCCGCCGACCACGCCCACCTCGATCTCGAGGATGGTGCGGGCCTCCTTGGACGCGGCGAGCAGCTCCTGGGCGATCTCCAGGTTCTCACCCAGCTCGACGGCCGAGCCGTCCCACATGTGGGACTGGAACAGCGGCTCCTGGCCCTTGGCCACGCGCTCCTTGGAGATCTCCAGGAGCGGGCGGACGAAGCCGTCGAGCTTGTTCTTGGGGCAGTGGTCGGTGTGCAGGGCGACGTTCACCGGGTACTTGTCGGCCACGACGCGGGCGAACTCCGCGAAGGCGACGGACCCGGTGACCATGTCCTTGACGGTGGTCCCGGAGAGGAAGTCGGCGCCGCCGGTGGAGATCTGGACGATCCCGTCGCTCTCCGCCTCGGCGAAGCCGCGCAGGGCGGCGTGGAGCGTCTGGCTGGAGGTCACGTTGATGGCCGGGTAGGCGAAGCCCTCCGACTTCGCGCGGCTCAGCATCTCGGTGTAGACCTCGGGGCTGGCGATGGGCATGGTTTGACTCTCCCTGGGTTCGGCCTGGAGCGAGCGGCCGCCGGTCGTGGACCCGCGGTACCCCACGTGCGTTGCCCCGGTGAAGGCCCGGAACGGCTGGGGGAGGCCCCCTGCGGGGCCGAGCGTCCGGACGTGTCCACCAGGTGTCGACCAAGTATCCCGAATCCCCGGCGCCGTTGGAAAGGTCTAGACCAAGTTGCCCCGACTCGTCGGCGTCCGCGCAGCTCAGGATGGCGCGATTCCGGGGCCGCCGCCGGGTGGAGGAAACGGGTGCGCGATCCGCCCGGGGCGCCGCCGCATCAGTGGGCAGGGGCGGGATCAGAGGGAGCGCTGTCGCTTTTTGTCGTGATACACGCTACATTCAACGCCGTGGGAAGGCATAGGAACGATCCTCGCGGCGCTGGTCAGGTGATGGCCATCGTCGGGGCCGTCGTGCTCCTGGTGGTGCTGATCGCCCTCGGCGGGTACTTCTTGTACCGATCCCTCCCAGGCACCGGACCGAGCGTGAGCGCCAATGCCTCCGAAGCCGCCTCGTCCGCGGGCGATGAGGCCAGGGACATGGGAGCGCTCTACATTCGCGTGATCGGCGAGTCCAGCAACGTGTTCGTGCGCATCCCCGGCGGCGACGTCCTGCACGACCAGGTGATACGGCAGGGCGGCTCGATCAACTTCGCCGACGCGGGCGAAGGGCTCGAGGTGGCCATCGACGACCCGAGCGCCGTCGAGGTGTTCGTCAACGGCGAGCTGCGCGACGTGTCCGACGAGGACCCCGGCTACAGCTTCACCATCAGCGGCGAGAGCTGATCCCGGGCCCGGGACCCGCGCGGTTCCCGGACCCCCAGCGGTTCCCCTGGCCTCAGAGGTCGAGGTCCTCGACCCCGTACACCGCCCGGTACTCCAGCCCCTCCTGAGTGACCCGCTCGC
This region includes:
- a CDS encoding DUF3151 domain-containing protein; the encoded protein is MNLHQNLLGEPPATRLPDHPEAREALAASDDPTPVAGRFPDFSAAWAALAENALAAGEPVTAYAYARTGYHRGLDQLRRAGWKGHGPIPWEHEPNRGFLRALHALSVASERIGDAEEAERCATFLRDSSAEAADALKA
- a CDS encoding ABC transporter permease; the encoded protein is MNPARRRSRASPLFWPLPPSLVLVPAGLILVLTLVSTWGRLSWRALDWVYLSGQVGAQARLPVVVAAGAAALAAARYTRADLVFAQPWQPRMERDVPLRHATVVTGWCLGAYLVGLVPLTAAVAAHGAGAPNPLPVLGAPAGFAALTLLGYLCGVALRGPIAVPVAVGLVFVLTSLPLVADPWSAVSLQLPFTPSLGTREGTALGLYRLGFFLLLATAAARTAVWLLRAPRRWSGPHLAAPVAAAAAVAAAAVLPHLHAFPLVARTGDGAEVCAERGGVRYCVHEGHAGELDLIVDLAAPVLAAHGSADAAPDEVRDHSLATEDDAVLHGADHGVLWTHVHPGWDPHQEVPGAAAAWLVPDLGVCGSDGVARTDEGAEPQERRAAVLTGLRTWLASRAHGGETYDDDGGPFAEADPDEVRAWIDRNEERLADCAVEPEELPWRP
- a CDS encoding ABC transporter ATP-binding protein; its protein translation is MDENGRAIRVTAEGLVFGYRGRRGVLDGLTWTIEPGVTGLLGPNGAGKSTLLSLIVTLLPVRGGRLLIGEHDLSTAVGRSRARRELGFVPQRFSLAGELTVADTVAYAAWAHGLDRRECGRAALRALESVDLAGLADRRTRTLSGGQRQRVGIAAALAHDPRVLILDEPTAGLDPGQRLRVREVVAGLSEDRTVLVSTHLIEDVAHLCSRVGVLAGGRIEFHGTFPELESLIEDTPEGSRYGSGFERAYGRLIARVGERR
- a CDS encoding TetR/AcrR family transcriptional regulator codes for the protein MSTDHSDPQRILELLWGRSPRPSRGPRQALTVERIVSAAADLADTDGLESLSMRRLAARLGVGVASLYTYVPGKDELLALMLDHSISQDVLPHTEPGTWRDKVAAWARRDWNDYVSRPWAIQLVATRQPAGPGALGWLESALRVFDGTGLSRPEAIAAVQSVDAFVRGQAQAAVSEAATERPEGPDGTSWRGVEDEFLEHHVDLGAYPALADAFAHGPLPDPQETFEFGLRALLDGIQARIEHTA
- a CDS encoding DUF418 domain-containing protein, which produces MARPAHGSPAEETARPARGGVRADERALAPDLARGFMLLMIVLSNTGFHLYAARHGASGWHPVDGSLWDAAVRFAMLTALDVRAYPMFAFLFGYGMVRLYQRQRAAGTSERRAMALLRRRGLWLIVFGAVHAALLLAGDILGLYGLIGLVLGWLFLRRADRTLLVWAGILTALLAALAALTFLGFLDGDDTSARVPDTVAYAAVETSYAASVLTRLETWSLGVTLLGSLFGFAFHAAMLLGCWAARHRLLEEPGRHLRLLGWTAGLGITVGWLGGLPVALDHIGVLAVPEAAHGPDGPVFMWQVLTGLPGGVGYAALFGLIAHWLSQRARASVPVRAVSALGQRSLSGYLAHSVLFSPVLAAWGLGLGAHLNSASMALFTVGVWLVTVAGAYALQRAGRRGPAEALLRRLVYGRVDRG
- the fbaA gene encoding class II fructose-bisphosphate aldolase yields the protein MPIASPEVYTEMLSRAKSEGFAYPAINVTSSQTLHAALRGFAEAESDGIVQISTGGADFLSGTTVKDMVTGSVAFAEFARVVADKYPVNVALHTDHCPKNKLDGFVRPLLEISKERVAKGQEPLFQSHMWDGSAVELGENLEIAQELLAASKEARTILEIEVGVVGGEEDGIVGEINEKLYTTPEDALRTAEALGLGEKGYYMTALTFGNVHGSYKPGFVKLRPEVLKEAQDAVAEKYGKAKAFDFVFHGGSGSTMEEIHEAIGYGVVKMNVDTDTQYAFTRPIVDHIMKNYDGVLKVDGEIGSKKVYDPRAYGKAAEAGMAARVVEAAQHLKAAGNKMK
- a CDS encoding RodZ domain-containing protein is translated as MAIVGAVVLLVVLIALGGYFLYRSLPGTGPSVSANASEAASSAGDEARDMGALYIRVIGESSNVFVRIPGGDVLHDQVIRQGGSINFADAGEGLEVAIDDPSAVEVFVNGELRDVSDEDPGYSFTISGES